Proteins encoded in a region of the Nonomuraea helvata genome:
- a CDS encoding MFS transporter: protein MANVVVIDAPPVPDTRRVSAAVAAAGVSSFALLYAPQPVLPQLAVAFRLDPGSASLAIGVATGSLAVAVLPLAWLAGLVGRRRMILWSVLLSAAIGLLLPLAPSFPVLLVMRAVQGVAIAGFAGVAAAYLADVVGTVRLAGAVGAMIAGNSVGGMLGRLGAGFTAGPMGWHGALLTVAAASGLCALYAARALSQPTDSMAERTAEGVTGQKDGAGMRLGAGLVAPFAVGALAMGAFVALYNAAGFRLTSPPLSLTPAAASLVFLSYAMGTASSAAAGRVAGRLGRSKGLVAALLVTAAGSVLTLSTSLPLVAAGFAVLTAGFFAAHAIANAWVTAEAAPHARGRAAGVYTLCYYLGSGAGGTVGSIVYGHAGWTSLIALTSAWLLLAIAAVLIRRRSPARIQAPTGG from the coding sequence GTGGCGAACGTGGTGGTCATCGACGCTCCTCCGGTTCCCGACACGCGGCGGGTCAGTGCCGCTGTGGCTGCGGCCGGCGTGTCGTCCTTCGCGCTCCTGTACGCGCCGCAGCCCGTGCTCCCGCAGCTCGCCGTGGCGTTCCGGCTGGATCCGGGCAGCGCTTCGCTGGCCATCGGAGTGGCGACGGGGTCGCTGGCCGTGGCGGTCCTCCCCCTGGCCTGGCTGGCCGGACTGGTGGGGCGGCGGCGGATGATCCTCTGGTCCGTGCTGCTCTCCGCGGCGATCGGGCTGCTGCTGCCGCTGGCGCCGTCCTTCCCGGTGCTGCTGGTGATGCGGGCGGTTCAGGGGGTGGCGATCGCGGGCTTCGCCGGGGTCGCGGCGGCGTACCTGGCCGACGTGGTGGGGACGGTGCGGCTCGCCGGCGCGGTGGGAGCGATGATCGCGGGCAACTCGGTCGGCGGGATGCTGGGGCGGCTCGGCGCCGGATTCACCGCCGGGCCGATGGGGTGGCACGGCGCGTTGCTGACGGTGGCGGCAGCGTCCGGGTTGTGCGCCCTGTACGCGGCACGGGCTCTCTCTCAGCCCACCGACTCCATGGCTGAGCGCACTGCTGAAGGGGTGACCGGCCAGAAGGACGGCGCCGGGATGCGGCTGGGGGCCGGGCTGGTCGCGCCTTTCGCCGTGGGGGCGCTGGCCATGGGGGCGTTCGTCGCGCTCTACAACGCCGCCGGGTTCCGCCTGACTTCCCCTCCCCTCTCCCTCACCCCCGCCGCCGCCTCCCTCGTCTTCCTCTCCTACGCCATGGGCACCGCCTCCTCGGCCGCCGCCGGACGCGTGGCGGGCCGTCTCGGTCGTTCCAAGGGGCTGGTCGCGGCGCTGCTCGTGACGGCGGCGGGCTCCGTGCTCACCCTCTCCACGTCGCTCCCCCTCGTGGCGGCCGGCTTCGCCGTGCTGACCGCCGGGTTCTTCGCCGCGCACGCCATCGCGAACGCCTGGGTCACCGCCGAGGCCGCGCCGCACGCCCGTGGCCGCGCCGCCGGCGTCTACACCCTCTGCTACTACCTGGGCAGCGGCGCGGGCGGCACGGTGGGCAGCATCGTGTACGGGCACGCGGGCTGGACCTCGCTCATCGCCCTGACCTCGGCCTGGTTGCTGCTGGCGATCGCGGCGGTGCTCATACGCCGGCGCTCACCCGCTCGGATACAGGCGCCTACAGGCGGGTGA
- a CDS encoding transglutaminase family protein, producing MGWRLRISHVTRMEYDGEAHSSYNEVRMTPAHNVLSSRVVVRPATTVQTYEDYWGTTVSAFDVTEPHRSLTIEAVSRVETSGPRRPRMAVTEPDPSMYELLRRTPMTAVNEELVELARTQASGRDPHESAEAICEVVAARVAYMPGSTGVRTSAQEAWDLGQGVCQDMAHLTAALLRAAGLPARYVSGYLHPRPDAEIGEPVEGQSHAWVEYWAGEWLPLDPTNRSPVGEAHVVVARGRDYSDVPPLKGVYQGPPESHQEITVTVTRL from the coding sequence ATGGGTTGGCGCTTGAGGATCTCCCACGTGACGCGGATGGAGTACGACGGGGAGGCGCATTCGTCCTACAACGAGGTACGGATGACGCCCGCGCACAACGTCCTGTCCAGCCGCGTCGTCGTCAGGCCTGCCACGACGGTCCAGACATACGAGGATTACTGGGGGACTACGGTCTCGGCGTTCGACGTGACGGAGCCGCACCGGTCGCTGACCATCGAGGCGGTCAGCAGGGTGGAGACGTCCGGTCCGCGTCGGCCCCGGATGGCCGTGACGGAGCCGGATCCCTCGATGTACGAGCTGCTTCGTCGTACCCCGATGACGGCCGTGAACGAGGAGCTGGTGGAGCTGGCCAGGACGCAGGCGTCCGGTCGCGATCCGCACGAGAGTGCTGAGGCGATCTGCGAGGTGGTGGCTGCGCGGGTGGCGTACATGCCGGGTTCGACCGGCGTGCGCACCTCCGCGCAGGAGGCGTGGGACCTGGGGCAGGGCGTCTGCCAGGACATGGCGCACCTGACCGCCGCGCTGCTGCGCGCGGCCGGGCTGCCCGCCCGCTACGTCTCCGGCTACCTGCACCCGCGGCCCGACGCCGAGATCGGGGAGCCGGTGGAGGGGCAGAGCCACGCGTGGGTGGAGTACTGGGCGGGGGAATGGCTGCCGCTCGACCCCACCAACCGGTCGCCCGTCGGCGAGGCGCACGTGGTGGTGGCCAGGGGCCGGGACTATTCGGACGTGCCGCCGCTCAAGGGCGTCTACCAGGGGCCACCGGAGAGCCACCAGGAGATCACGGTGACCGTCACCCGCCTGTAG